One genomic region from Mangifera indica cultivar Alphonso chromosome 17, CATAS_Mindica_2.1, whole genome shotgun sequence encodes:
- the LOC123200305 gene encoding RING-H2 finger protein ATL56-like gives MPPLHHGHDPPTQPPPPKPNTALLSIIFMAMIMTLITFFFFFLLLLGVASLVSILLLFMSLHCQHHSGADISDGFSPRGLEKLPQFRFSKRSEVESDGECVVCLEGFKQDQWCRALVKCGHVFHKNCVDTWLVKVAACPTCRTRVC, from the coding sequence ATGCCTCCGTTGCACCACGGCCACGACCCGCCAACACAACCACCGCCTCCGAAACCCAACACGGCTCTTCTATCTATCATTTTTATGGCGATGATTATGACTCTTataaccttcttcttcttcttcctcctcctccttgGCGTCGCTTCTCTCGTCTCAATTCTTCTCCTTTTTATGTCGCTCCACTGCCAACACCACAGCGGCGCCGATATCTCAGATGGGTTCTCCCCCAGAGGCCTCGAGAAGCTCCCCCAATTCAGGTTTTCGAAACGATCGGAGGTTGAAAGCGACGGCGAATGCGTGGTTTGTTTGGAGGGGTTTAAACAAGACCAGTGGTGCCGGGCTCTCGTCAAGTGTGGGCATGTCTTTCATAAGAATTGTGTGGACACGTGGCTCGTTAAAGTAGCTGCGTGTCCGACTTGTCGTACGAGGGTTTGCTAG
- the LOC123199902 gene encoding EG45-like domain containing protein 2 gives MAIQMQIFMILGMILCLTSVAHAAQGNAVFYNPPYTPSACYQNQDHGSMVTGVSDALWEDGAACGRNYTVRCIGAANEAPHPCHDGASVEVTAVDYCEEICNGVLNLSQDAFALIADLDAGKVQVEYDQA, from the exons ATGGCTATTCAGATGCAAATATTTATGATTCTTGGCATGATCCTATGCCTCACATCAGTAGCTCATGCCGCTCAAGGAAATGCAGTCTTCTATAATCCCCCTTACACCC CGTCAGCGTGCTATCAGAACCAGGACCATGGAAGCATGGTCACTGGAGTCAGCGATGCCCTATGGGAAGATGGAGCAGCGTGTGGAAGAAATTACACCGTGCGATGCATCGGAGCGGCGAATGAAGCGCCGCACCCTTGCCATGATGGAGCAAGTGTTGAAGTGACAGCTGTCGATTATTGCGAAGAAATATGCAATGGAGTTCTTAATCTTTCCCAAGATGCTTTTGCTTTGATTGCTGATCTTGATGCCGGCAAAGTTCAAGTTGAATACGACCA GGCTTGA